The proteins below are encoded in one region of Thermococcus peptonophilus:
- a CDS encoding Mrp/NBP35 family ATP-binding protein — translation MTIKAPTLNVGGLGVDPLAQRIQEKQKKWKYKIAVLSGKGGVGKSTVAVNLAAALAKKGYFVGILDADIHGPNVAKMLGVDKADVLAERMEDGRFEMLPPTADFMGQVTPIKVMSMGFLVPEDQPVIWRGALVTKAIKQLLGDTKWGELDFMIIDFPPGTGDEILTVTQTLQLDAAIIVTTPQEVALLDTGKAVNMMKKMEVPYIAVVENMSYLICPHCGNEIDLFGRGGGRKLAEKEGVEFLGEIPIDLKAREASDAGIPIVLYGDTIAAKAFMELAEKLVKKLEEMKSKKASEEAEE, via the coding sequence ATGACGATCAAAGCTCCGACCCTTAACGTTGGGGGTCTTGGTGTAGACCCCCTTGCCCAGAGGATTCAGGAAAAGCAGAAGAAGTGGAAGTATAAAATAGCCGTCCTGAGCGGTAAGGGCGGCGTTGGTAAGAGCACGGTTGCTGTCAACCTCGCTGCCGCCCTCGCAAAGAAGGGCTACTTCGTTGGAATCCTTGATGCCGACATACACGGACCGAACGTCGCCAAGATGCTCGGTGTTGACAAGGCCGATGTCCTTGCGGAAAGGATGGAAGATGGAAGGTTTGAGATGCTTCCACCAACTGCAGACTTTATGGGTCAGGTTACTCCGATCAAAGTCATGAGCATGGGCTTTCTCGTTCCAGAGGATCAGCCGGTCATATGGCGCGGTGCTCTAGTGACCAAGGCCATAAAACAGCTCCTTGGGGACACCAAATGGGGCGAGCTGGACTTCATGATAATCGACTTCCCGCCAGGAACCGGTGACGAAATCCTGACTGTTACCCAGACGCTCCAGCTGGACGCTGCTATAATAGTCACAACCCCACAAGAGGTTGCCCTTCTCGACACTGGAAAGGCCGTTAACATGATGAAGAAAATGGAAGTTCCCTACATAGCGGTCGTCGAGAACATGAGCTACCTCATCTGCCCGCACTGCGGCAATGAGATAGACCTCTTTGGCAGGGGTGGCGGAAGGAAGCTCGCCGAGAAGGAGGGTGTTGAGTTCCTCGGTGAGATACCAATAGACCTCAAGGCCAGAGAGGCCAGCGACGCGGGAATTCCGATAGTCCTCTATGGGGACACCATAGCGGCAAAGGCGTTCATGGAGCTGGCGGAGAAGCTTGTAAAGAAGCTCGAGGAAATGAAAAGCAAGAAGGCCAGCGAAGAAGCTGAAGAGTAA